A genome region from Terriglobia bacterium includes the following:
- a CDS encoding nucleotidyltransferase family protein, with protein MISAIILAAGKSERMGRPKALLRFRGRTFLENILDAVAGSSLRNTVVVVGHHRDEITARLNLPNLVFNPDYEQGMVTSFQAGIRALSRDSSGAVLFLVDHPVVESSTIDALVASFGRNRIVVPVFKGRRGHPVLFASEVLEEILALPPSQGANIVVRRDPGRIVELAVDSPGILVDVDTPEDFEKL; from the coding sequence GTGATTTCGGCAATAATTCTCGCGGCCGGAAAATCCGAGCGGATGGGCAGGCCTAAAGCGCTGCTTCGGTTTCGCGGCCGCACTTTCCTGGAAAACATTCTCGACGCGGTTGCGGGATCGTCCCTGCGAAATACAGTCGTGGTCGTCGGCCATCATCGTGATGAGATTACGGCGCGGCTGAACCTGCCGAACCTGGTCTTCAATCCGGATTACGAGCAGGGGATGGTGACATCGTTCCAGGCGGGAATCCGGGCGCTTTCTCGGGATTCATCCGGCGCTGTTCTTTTTCTGGTAGATCATCCCGTCGTGGAGTCCTCGACCATCGATGCACTGGTGGCCAGCTTTGGCCGCAACCGCATCGTCGTTCCGGTGTTCAAGGGCCGTCGCGGGCACCCGGTGCTTTTCGCCTCGGAAGTGCTTGAAGAAATCCTTGCCTTGCCGCCGTCGCAGGGGGCTAATATCGTGGTGCGCAGGGATCCGGGCCGTATCGTCGAGCTGGCAGTGGATTCGCCCGGTATTCTTGTCGATGTCGACACCCCCGAAGACTTCGAAAAACTATGA
- a CDS encoding N-acetyltransferase produces the protein MKTLIRHAVAADFNVLLEIDQASFPGGVAYNAEELSYFMNRDGAETLVAEEDGTVVAFLIAEIQTGRRRATIVTLDVRATHRRSGYGTQLLERAEDILTDYGVETYDLQVDVTNRGAIDFYKRHGFKTVRTLKHYYANGNDAYLMMKEL, from the coding sequence GTGAAAACTCTTATCCGGCACGCGGTTGCCGCCGATTTCAACGTCCTGCTGGAAATTGACCAAGCCAGCTTCCCCGGCGGTGTCGCCTACAATGCCGAGGAACTCTCCTACTTCATGAATCGCGACGGAGCTGAAACGCTGGTTGCAGAGGAAGATGGGACTGTGGTCGCTTTTCTCATCGCCGAAATCCAGACCGGACGCCGCCGCGCCACGATCGTGACGCTGGACGTTCGTGCAACCCACCGGAGGAGCGGATATGGAACCCAGCTCCTCGAGAGGGCTGAAGACATCCTCACGGATTACGGAGTTGAAACATACGATCTACAGGTCGACGTGACAAACAGGGGCGCGATCGATTTCTACAAGAGGCACGGATTCAAAACCGTGAGGACTCTGAAGCACTACTATGCCAATGGCAATGACGCGTATCTCATGATGAAGGAACTGTAA
- a CDS encoding HIT domain-containing protein, which yields MEFIWSPWRYDYLASGGVKPPSCVFCVTADRTHDGGRLIVFRGVHNFVILNLFPYTSGHVMVAPYEHLDSIAGAAPEQLSEMMQLAQRMTGVLKKLYKPDGFNLGMNLGAAAGAGIREHFHLHVVPRWIGDANFMSITGETRVLPEELSVTYKRFKAELT from the coding sequence ATGGAGTTCATCTGGAGTCCGTGGCGCTATGATTACCTGGCGTCGGGCGGCGTAAAACCGCCGTCGTGCGTGTTTTGCGTTACCGCCGACCGGACTCACGATGGCGGGCGGCTTATCGTCTTCCGCGGCGTCCATAATTTCGTCATTCTCAACCTGTTTCCGTATACCTCCGGCCACGTGATGGTGGCGCCCTACGAGCATCTCGATTCCATCGCTGGGGCCGCGCCGGAACAGCTTTCGGAGATGATGCAGCTCGCCCAGCGGATGACCGGCGTGCTGAAAAAGCTATACAAACCCGATGGGTTCAACCTGGGAATGAACCTGGGCGCCGCGGCAGGCGCAGGAATCCGCGAACACTTTCATCTGCACGTCGTGCCGCGCTGGATCGGCGATGCGAACTTCATGAGCATTACTGGTGAAACCAGGGTACTGCCCGAAGAGTTGAGTGTTACGTATAAGAGGTTCAAGGCTGAACTGACTTAA
- a CDS encoding HU family DNA-binding protein: MTKADLVEEVSRVTELTRKDSEVIVDTLFESVIKALRTGDKLEVRGFGSFRVRQRNARVGRNPKTGEKVEVPAKRVPYFKPSKELKDLINDGTSAAPQAQAGSPPPANP, translated from the coding sequence ATGACCAAGGCAGACCTGGTGGAAGAAGTATCCCGGGTTACGGAACTGACGCGAAAAGATTCAGAGGTCATTGTCGATACTTTGTTCGAGAGTGTCATCAAGGCGCTGAGGACCGGAGATAAACTTGAAGTGCGTGGGTTCGGCAGTTTTCGGGTCCGCCAGCGCAACGCTCGCGTCGGCCGGAATCCCAAGACGGGAGAAAAAGTCGAGGTGCCGGCAAAGCGGGTCCCGTACTTCAAGCCCAGCAAGGAACTGAAGGACCTCATCAACGACGGAACATCCGCCGCGCCGCAGGCTCAAGCGGGATCGCCACCTCCGGCCAACCCTTAG
- the sppA gene encoding signal peptide peptidase SppA: MRNRTLIWLLLGGGAFVLLAITLAAIVLTFGGDDNGGGEFGFSDRVQVVEIDGELVQSKPILEQLKRYEDSNSVKAILLDIDSPGGGVAVSQEIYTEIRRLREKKDKIVVAYLSSTGASGAYYISCAANKIVANPGTIVGSIGVIAEWTNYADLMEWAKLKNIVFKTGEFKDTGSPTRPITENERKYFQGLIDDMYVQFVEAVSQGRKLDLQEVRSMADGRVFTGRDARERKLIDETGNFQDAVDLTAKLAGISGKPRLIRSNRPRVTLLDVLTTDLSRLSPFNGQSMKSQIKFQYLWK; the protein is encoded by the coding sequence ATGCGTAATCGCACGCTCATATGGCTCCTCCTTGGCGGGGGAGCCTTTGTGCTTTTAGCCATCACGCTGGCCGCCATCGTCCTCACGTTCGGCGGCGATGACAATGGCGGCGGCGAGTTCGGGTTTTCCGACCGGGTGCAGGTCGTGGAGATCGACGGCGAACTGGTGCAGTCCAAACCCATCCTCGAGCAGTTGAAACGCTACGAAGACTCGAATTCGGTCAAAGCGATCCTTCTGGATATCGATTCGCCGGGCGGCGGCGTCGCCGTATCCCAGGAGATTTATACCGAGATCCGGCGGCTGCGCGAAAAGAAAGACAAGATCGTCGTCGCGTACCTGTCTTCGACCGGAGCTTCCGGGGCCTACTACATCTCGTGCGCGGCCAACAAAATTGTAGCGAACCCGGGAACTATTGTCGGGAGCATCGGAGTAATTGCAGAATGGACCAATTATGCCGATCTCATGGAATGGGCCAAATTGAAGAATATCGTCTTCAAGACCGGTGAATTCAAGGACACCGGCTCGCCGACCCGGCCGATTACCGAAAATGAGCGAAAGTATTTTCAGGGCTTGATTGACGACATGTACGTACAATTCGTGGAGGCGGTGTCCCAGGGCCGGAAGCTCGACCTTCAGGAAGTGCGCTCGATGGCTGACGGCCGCGTGTTCACGGGACGCGATGCCAGGGAGCGGAAGTTGATCGACGAGACCGGTAATTTTCAGGATGCGGTGGACCTGACGGCCAAGCTGGCCGGAATTTCAGGTAAACCCCGCCTGATTCGTTCGAACCGCCCGCGCGTGACTTTGCTGGATGTGTTGACCACAGACCTTTCGCGGCTTTCGCCGTTCAACGGTCAGAGCATGAAGTCGCAGATCAAATTTCAATATTTGTGGAAATAA